One window of Papaver somniferum cultivar HN1 unplaced genomic scaffold, ASM357369v1 unplaced-scaffold_5, whole genome shotgun sequence genomic DNA carries:
- the LOC113342933 gene encoding uncharacterized protein LOC113342933: protein MEKIEEANLNDLGYIECPFTWTNRRTGIHLTEQILDRGLANEAWLEIHPNTIISNLPSIGSDHNPIFLNNKPNWKQGQIPFKFFGPWLNHQDCKDIITECWSTHHKGSLAIKITRKLRDIKAKLKKWNKEVYGNIKTNLEASIHHLDWITKNQFNSKRGKEIREAKRKVEHWLNIQEKLWKTKSRDQLIKLGDKNTSFFHLSSKKRYRRNKIDSIQQADGSWFHNKEEVADCFANHFATMSTAEHININPSLINLIPTTITTIENDDLLKILEAEEIKNILFSMAGDKAQDPMVFHPTSSKQTRMLQISDNIAIAHEIIHHMNTRRGKKGANGTMRIKIDMAKAFDRVNWELLMQVMQQMRFSTEWCNLVHQCISITTMAVLVNGSPGKFFKPTRCLRQGDPLSPYLFLLCMEALSRYLNAAEAEGLIHGTKICSEAPNINHLLFDDDCMIFCKANLEECNNLIKIFQDFGHSSGQLINFSKYGIFFTKNTDPSIADSISDTMKVQIIDTYDKYLGYPLFTNRSKIQAFKPGVDKLKLRLAGWKSTLSKAGKVIMIKTVTSTSSIYQMNCFKLPKGTCKEINNIQRNFFWNKDQDKPKGLFYISWDAVNKPKGLGGLGFKNMEYFNLAMISKIACRLIEEPHSLWTSTMKASHFPNKEVIRMETKSKNTDSWIWKGILEGITCIQKYYIWKIGDGTNIHIWEDRWIEDLPDILQKPLHCPSNLKTVNQLFNTIGEWDHHIISLWFPQHIQQLILQTHHHPNSVDTIEWSLTHTKKFTVKSLYDKHIEDKYAGYTLTSPWGDIWKLDTNPAIQLFIWKCAHGILPTNAKSAGILTYIDPLCNICRCANEDITHVLLSCPAASDVWRNLFGENHQLFINHRSFHDWFNSWFSPDNTTTSWNSSYATICWFIWKDRCDKVFRHIDPNAAATALKITQLLCSHDRVLNKPSHILNNIYYQANRADDNLSTHTRGRQLQEKFGITISIHIMEAYNNLANGQCMGAKNVKDPAMDSVDQAEPAKELN from the exons ATGGAGAAAATTGAAGAAGCAAATCTTAATGATCTGGGCTATATCGAGTGTCCTTTTACCTGGACAAACAGAAGAACTGGTATTCACCTTACTGAACAAATATTGGATAGAGGGCTGGCTAATGAAGCCTGGCTTGAAATACACCCAAATACCATTATATCCAATCTCCCTTCCATTGGCTCTGATCACAACCCAATCTTTCTCAATAACAAACCCAATTGGAAGCAAGGTCAAATCCCATTCAAATTTTTTGGCCCCTGGCTTAATCACCAAGACTGCAAAGACATCATTACAGAATGTTGGAGTACTCATCACAAAGGATCTCTTGCTATAAAGATTACTAGGAAATTAAGAGATATCAAAGCTAAGTTAAAAAAGTGGAACAAGGAGGTCTATGGCAAcatcaaaactaatctagaagCTAGCATACACCACCTGGACTGGATTACCAAAAATCAGTTTAACAGCAAAAGAGGCAAGGAAATAAGAGAAGCTAAAAGGAAAGTTGAACACTGGCTGAATATTCAAGAAAAATTGTGGAAGACCAAAAGCAGAGATCAACTTATCAAACTTGGAGATAAGAATACTAGCTTCTTCCACTTATCATCCAAGAAAAGGTACAGAAGAAATAAAATTGACTCTATTCAACAAGCTGATGGCTCCTGGTttcacaacaaagaggaagttgcTGACTGTTTCGCCAATCACTTTGCTACTATGTCCACTGCTGAACACATAAACATAAATCCATCTCTCATAAACCTCAtacccaccaccatcaccactattGAAAATGATGATCTCCTTAAGATTCTTGAAGCTGAGGAGATCAAAAACATTCTTTTTAGCATGGCTGGTGACAAAGCCCAGGACCCAATGGTTTTCCACCCAACTTCTTCCAAGCAAACTAGGATGTT ACAAATATCTGACAACATAGCTATTGCCCATGAGATTATTCATCACATGAATACTAGAAGAGGAAAAAAAGGAGCTAATGGCACCATGCGAATCAAAATTGATATGGCCAAGGCTTTTGACAGAGTTAATTGGGAATTACTTATGCAAGTCATGCAACAAATGAGATTCAGCACTGAATGGTGCAATCTGGTTCATCAATGCATATCCATCACCACCATGGCTGTCTTGGTGAATGGTTCTCCTGGAAAGTTCTTTAAACCAACTAGATGTCTCAGGCAAGGAGATCCATTATctccttatttatttttgttatgcaTGGAAGCCTTATCTAGATATTTGAATGCTGCTGAAGCTGAGGGTCTTATTCATGGAACCAAAATCTGCAGTGAAGCacctaatatcaatcacctcctcTTTGATGATGATTGTATGATTTTTTGCAAAGCTAATTTGGAAGAATGTAACAATTTAATCAAGATTTTTCAAGACTTTGGGCATTCCTCAGGACAGCTCATAAACTTCTCCAAATATGGTATATTCTTCACTAAGAATACTGATCCTAGCATTGCTGACAGCATTAGTGATACTATGAAAGTACAAATAATTGATACTTATGACAAGTACCTGGGGTACCCCCTCTTCACCAACAGAAGCAAGATTCAAGCTTTCAAACCTGGTGTGGACAAACTGAAACTCAGACTGGCAGGTTGGAAATCTACTCTATCTAAAGCTGGCAAAGTCATTATGATCAAAACAGTTACCTCAACATCTAGCATTTATCAAATGAATTGCTTCAAACTCCCAAAAGGTACCTGCAAGGAGATAAATAATATACAAAGAAATTTCTTCTGGAATAAAGATCAAGACAAACCCAAAGGTCTCTTCTACATTTCTTGGGATGCTGTCAACAAACCAAAAGGGCTAGGAGGTCTGGGCTTCAAAAACATGGAATACTTCAATCTGGCTATGATTTCTAAAATTGCTTGCAGATTGATAGAAGAACCACACTCTCTGTGGACCAGTACTATGAAGGCTTCTCACTTCCCAAACAAGGAAGTCATTAGAATGGAAACAAAGTCAAAGAACACTGATTcctggatttggaaaggaattTTAGAGGGCATCACCTGCATTCAAAAGTACTATATCTGGAAAATAGGGGATGGAACCAACATACATATCTGGGAAGATAGATGGATAGAAGATCTACCTGACATTCTCCAAAAACCTCTTCACTGCCCCTCCAACCTGAAAACTGTTAACCAACTCTTCAATACCATTGGGGAATGGGATCATCACATAATTTCCCTCTGGTTTCCTCAACATATTCAACAACTCATTCTCCAGACACATCATCACCCTAACTCTGTGGACACCATCGAATGGAGCTTAACTCATACTAAAAAATTCACAGTTAAATCCCTTTATGATAAACATATTGAGGATAAATATGCTGGATATACTCTTACATCTCCATGGGGAGATATTTGGAAATTAGATACAAACCCAGCCATCCAACTATTCatatggaaatgtgctcatggaatTCTACCAACAAACGCCAAGTCTGCTGGTATCCTAACCTATATTGACCCTCTCTGTAATATCTGCAGGTGTGCAAATGAAGACATTACTCATGTGCTCCTATCTTGTCCTGCTGCTTCAGATGTTTGGAGGAATCTCTTTGGGGAGAATCACCAGCTATTTATTAATCACAGATCTTTTCATGACTGGTTTAATAGTTGGTTTTCACCAGACAATACCACAACCAGCTGGAACTCTTCTTATGCTACCATATGCTGGTTTATCTGGAAAGATAGATGTGACAAAGTTTTCAGACACATTGATCCTaatgctgctgctactgctttgAAAATCACTCAACTCCTTTGCTCTCATGACAGGGTTCTGAACAAACCCAGTCATATCTTAAACAATATCTACTATCAAGCTAACAGAGCTGACGATAACTTGAGCACTCACACCAGAGGCAGACAGTTACAAGAAAAATTTGGAATCACTATTAGCATACATATTATGGAAGCTTATAATAATTTGGCTAATG GCCAATGCATGGGAGCCAAAAATGTTAAAGACCCAGCAATGGACTCAGTAGATCAAGCAGAGCCTGCAAAGGAGCTCAACTAG